Within Mucilaginibacter inviolabilis, the genomic segment CTTTTGTAGAGAATATTTTTAAGCATGGCATCGATAAATCAAGCCTGGATAATTGTGTCAAGATTTCGCTGGTTCAGGAGGATAATTACCTGATGTTTGAAACCGTTAATCGAATTTACGACAAGCCTAAACAAAATGGCAGCAGTGGTTTTGGCATCACTAATTTGCGTAAAAGACTTACCTTGCTTTATCAAAACAATTTTGAGCTGGATACCCATAAAAACGAACAATCATTTACGGCTTTTTTAAAGATCCCACTAGCGTGAATTTAAGTTGCATTATTATAGATGATGAACCCAATGCGGTAAAACTGCTGGAAATGCTGATAGGCCAAACCACGCAATGGCAGCTTTTAACCAAGTGCTATAACGGACTGGAAGCACTCGCTTTTTTAAAGGAGAACAAACACAAGGTTGATTTTATTTTTTTAGATATCAACATGCCTCACTTGAGTGGGATGGAGTTGGCCGGCTTACTGCCGTCTGATACCAAAATTGTTTTCACTACGGCCTACTCTGAATTCGCTGCCGAGAGCTATACTTTTAAAACCATCGACTATCTGCTGAAGCCTATTACCCTGAAACGCTTCCTGGCAGCGCAGCAAAAAATAGAATTTTACTTTGGCAAAGCCCCTGCAATGGCCCCAACTCCTGTACAATCGTCTAACCAGGAATACTTTTTTGTAAAATCTGGCAAAGTATTACGCAAAATTCTGCTGGAACACATCTTGTACTTTGAAGGCGAAAAAGAATACGTGAGGGTAGTTACCCAAACCGATCAACTGTTGATTTACCGCCGTTTAAAAGATATTGAGGAACAGCTTACTGTTCCTTTTGTACGGGTGCACAACTCCTATATCGTCAACACCAAACAACTCAACAAGATACAGGATAACCATATCTACATTGGCGACAAGCACATCCCCGTAAGCGAAAAATTCAAGGATGGCTTTATGGCCGTTATTAATCAAAGGATATTTTGAGGGGGATACTTACGATACCGTGATCTCGCCCCTTAAATCCTGTTCCATATAATGTTTCACCTGTGCCGGATCATCAAACATACCCAGCAGGTACATCATTTTGGTTACTGCCGATTCAAAGGTCATATCGTAGCCATTAGCTACACCAATATCTTTTAATTGGCGACTGGTATCGTACCTGCCCAGTTCAACCGTACCAACTTTACATTGTGAAATATCCACGATAACCTTGCCGTTATCAATTGCGCCTTTCAGCAAATCAATAAACCAGCTATCTGTAGTTGTATTACCCGCACCAAATGTTTCCATTACAATGCCGCGCACGTCGGAGTTAAGGATGGTCTCTACTACCTTTGTACCGATGCCGGGGTACAGTTTTAATACAGCCACATCACTTACCAGGTTATTGTGGATGATAAGCTCCGAACCTTCCTGAGGGTGACGGATATCATTGGCGCTAAAACGCAAGTGAACGCCAGATTCAGCCAGTATAGGGTAATTAGGCGAACGAAACGCCTCGAATTTGGAAGAATTATATTTAAAGGCCCGGTTACCGCGGAACAGTTTATAATCAAAGTAGATGCAAACTTCTGGTACGCGCGCACGGTCGCCTTTTTTTGATTTAGCTATTTCAATAGCTGTCATCAGGTTTTCCTTGGCATCTGTACGTATAGCGCTTATGGGTAATTGTGAGCCCGTAAATATGATGGGTTTGCCCAGGTTCTCGAGCATAAAGCTTAAGGCCGATGCGGTATAGGCCATTGTATCGGACCCATGTAATATCACAAAGCCGTCGTTATCATGATAATTTGATAAGATAATGCCTGCCAGTTCGCTCCAGATCGCGGGGTTCATATTTGACGAATCAATGATCTCATCAAAAGAATGAACCTTAATTTTACAATTTAATTTTTCAAGTTCCGGAACATTATCCATGATATGCTCAAAGTCGATAGGTTTTAAAACTTTGGTCACTGGATCGGTCATCATTCCAATTGTCCCTCCGGTATAGATGATCAGTATCTGGCTCATGAAATAGGTTGTATGCTGTATAAATTCAATAAATAAATGTTGTTAAATACCAAACAGCTGCTTTGAATTTTCGGTGGTGATATCGGCCACCGTATCCATAGCCATTTGGTGCAGCTCCGCCACTTTTTGTGCAATGTAGATCAGGTATGAACTTTCATTAGGCTTACCACGGAACGGAACGGGCGTAAGGTACGGAGAATCTGTCTCTAAAACTATATGTTTGAGGTCAATTTCAGCTACAACTTTATCTAAACCCGAATTTTTGTAGGTAACCACCCCGCCTATGCCCAGGTAAAAGCCTAAAGTAGTAACTTTTTGAGCCTGTTCCAGCGTGCCGGTAAAGCAATG encodes:
- a CDS encoding asparaginase — translated: MSQILIIYTGGTIGMMTDPVTKVLKPIDFEHIMDNVPELEKLNCKIKVHSFDEIIDSSNMNPAIWSELAGIILSNYHDNDGFVILHGSDTMAYTASALSFMLENLGKPIIFTGSQLPISAIRTDAKENLMTAIEIAKSKKGDRARVPEVCIYFDYKLFRGNRAFKYNSSKFEAFRSPNYPILAESGVHLRFSANDIRHPQEGSELIIHNNLVSDVAVLKLYPGIGTKVVETILNSDVRGIVMETFGAGNTTTDSWFIDLLKGAIDNGKVIVDISQCKVGTVELGRYDTSRQLKDIGVANGYDMTFESAVTKMMYLLGMFDDPAQVKHYMEQDLRGEITVS
- a CDS encoding LytR/AlgR family response regulator transcription factor — its product is MNLSCIIIDDEPNAVKLLEMLIGQTTQWQLLTKCYNGLEALAFLKENKHKVDFIFLDINMPHLSGMELAGLLPSDTKIVFTTAYSEFAAESYTFKTIDYLLKPITLKRFLAAQQKIEFYFGKAPAMAPTPVQSSNQEYFFVKSGKVLRKILLEHILYFEGEKEYVRVVTQTDQLLIYRRLKDIEEQLTVPFVRVHNSYIVNTKQLNKIQDNHIYIGDKHIPVSEKFKDGFMAVINQRIF